The following coding sequences lie in one Pseudomonas sp. SL4(2022) genomic window:
- the bioD gene encoding dethiobiotin synthase, whose product MSQAFFVTGTDTEIGKTTIAAGLLHAARLRGWSTAAAKPVASGCVRTADGLRNDDALALLGECTLALRYEEVNPLAFEPAIAPHLAAREVGVLLDVAALQVPVQAILDKQADFTLIEGAGGWRVPLSGQEALSDLAIALQLPVILVVGVRLGCINQALLTAEAILRDGLSLVGWVANLVDPHTSRLEDNLATLAERLPAPCLGYLPRLAEVTPAAVSGYLSLDLLHRAL is encoded by the coding sequence ATGAGCCAAGCATTTTTCGTCACCGGCACCGATACCGAAATTGGTAAAACCACCATCGCCGCCGGCCTGCTGCATGCAGCGCGCTTGCGCGGCTGGTCCACGGCGGCTGCCAAACCGGTGGCGTCCGGCTGTGTGCGAACGGCGGATGGCCTGCGTAATGATGACGCTCTGGCGCTGCTGGGCGAATGCACCCTGGCGCTGCGTTACGAGGAGGTCAATCCGCTGGCCTTCGAACCGGCGATTGCCCCGCATCTGGCAGCGCGCGAGGTGGGTGTATTGCTGGATGTTGCCGCGTTGCAGGTGCCGGTGCAGGCGATTCTGGACAAGCAGGCAGACTTTACCCTGATTGAAGGGGCCGGCGGGTGGCGCGTGCCATTGTCCGGGCAGGAAGCCTTGTCGGACCTGGCGATTGCCCTGCAGCTGCCGGTGATTCTGGTGGTGGGTGTGCGTCTGGGCTGCATCAATCAGGCGCTGCTCACCGCCGAAGCCATCCTGCGTGACGGCCTGTCGCTGGTCGGTTGGGTGGCCAATCTGGTTGACCCGCACACCTCGCGGCTTGAGGACAATCTGGCGACCCTGGCTGAGCGCCTGCCGGCGCCCTGTCTGGGTTATCTGCCGCGCCTGGCCGAAGTCACGCCGGCTGCGGTTTCTGGCTATCTCAGTCTCGATCTATTGCACCGAGCGCTATAA
- the bioC gene encoding malonyl-ACP O-methyltransferase BioC gives MTDLAHDPLGGLPDKRQVAASFSRAAESYDSVAALQRNVGQQLLAQLPAAISPARWLDLGCGTGYFSRALGAHFPVSQGVAVDIAEGMLQHARPLGGAQQFIAGDAERLPLQSASCDLLFSSLALQWCADFSAVLAEGARVLRSGGVLMFSSLCVGTLQELRDSWLAVDGFVHVNRFRRFEDYQRLCAASGLTCVSLQTTPEVLYYPDVRSLTHELKALGAHNLNPGRPGGLTGRARMLALLQAYEQFRQPQGLPATYQVVYGVLRKD, from the coding sequence ATGACTGATCTGGCGCATGACCCACTTGGCGGCCTGCCGGATAAGCGCCAGGTAGCGGCGTCGTTCTCACGTGCGGCTGAAAGCTATGACAGTGTCGCCGCCCTGCAGCGCAATGTCGGCCAGCAGTTGCTGGCGCAGCTGCCTGCAGCGATCAGCCCAGCGCGCTGGCTCGATCTGGGCTGCGGCACCGGTTACTTCAGCCGTGCTTTAGGCGCGCATTTTCCCGTCAGTCAGGGCGTGGCTGTGGACATCGCCGAAGGCATGTTGCAGCACGCTCGGCCGTTGGGCGGCGCACAGCAGTTTATTGCCGGCGATGCCGAACGCTTGCCGCTGCAAAGCGCGTCCTGCGACCTGCTGTTTTCCAGTCTGGCGCTGCAATGGTGTGCGGATTTTTCCGCGGTGCTTGCTGAGGGTGCACGGGTGCTGCGCTCTGGCGGTGTGCTGATGTTTAGCAGCCTGTGTGTTGGCACCCTGCAGGAGTTGCGTGACAGCTGGCTGGCGGTGGATGGCTTTGTGCACGTCAACCGCTTCCGCCGTTTCGAGGATTATCAGCGCCTGTGCGCTGCCAGTGGCTTGACGTGTGTGAGCTTGCAAACCACTCCAGAAGTCCTCTACTACCCGGATGTACGCAGCCTGACCCATGAACTGAAAGCCCTCGGCGCGCATAACCTCAACCCGGGTCGGCCCGGCGGTTTGACCGGACGGGCGCGCATGTTGGCGCTGCTTCAGGCCTATGAGCAATTCCGCCAGCCGCAGGGCCTGCCGGCAACCTATCAGGTGGTGTACGGCGTACTGCGTAAGGATTGA
- a CDS encoding alpha/beta fold hydrolase: MRDRLILLPGWGLGTAPLQPLAEALRGLDPRLHVEIEPLSPLDSCDPADWLDELDANLPKDAWLGGWSLGGMLAAELAARRGERCSGLVTLASNLRFVAEPSWSAAMPAETFKAFRQGCAADVSATLKRFSLLCAQGAADARGLSRQLFGAAPLPQSATLLAGLDLLANLDTRAALQAFVGPQLHLFAGQDALVPASAAQALLALLPDVEIGLIDHASHAFALERPHEIAAAIQAFLHEAGDD; this comes from the coding sequence ATGCGTGATCGACTGATTCTGCTGCCCGGCTGGGGGCTCGGCACTGCACCCTTGCAGCCGCTGGCCGAGGCTTTGCGCGGCCTCGATCCGCGCCTGCATGTCGAAATAGAGCCATTGTCGCCGCTGGATTCCTGCGATCCGGCCGACTGGCTGGATGAGCTGGATGCCAATCTGCCAAAGGACGCCTGGCTCGGCGGCTGGTCCCTCGGAGGCATGCTCGCCGCCGAACTGGCGGCGCGTCGTGGCGAACGTTGCAGCGGTCTAGTGACCCTGGCCAGCAATCTGCGTTTTGTCGCCGAGCCAAGCTGGTCTGCGGCTATGCCCGCCGAGACGTTTAAGGCTTTCCGTCAGGGCTGCGCCGCTGATGTGTCCGCTACCCTGAAGCGTTTCTCCCTGCTTTGCGCCCAAGGCGCTGCGGATGCCCGTGGCCTGTCGCGGCAGTTGTTCGGCGCGGCTCCGTTGCCACAGTCCGCCACTCTGTTGGCCGGGCTGGATCTGCTGGCCAACCTGGATACGCGGGCAGCGCTGCAAGCCTTTGTCGGGCCGCAGCTGCACCTGTTCGCCGGCCAGGATGCCCTGGTCCCGGCGAGCGCTGCGCAGGCCTTGCTGGCGCTGTTGCCGGATGTCGAGATCGGCCTGATTGATCACGCCAGCCATGCCTTTGCCTTGGAGCGCCCGCATGAGATTGCGGCGGCGATTCAGGCCTTTCTGCATGAGGCCGGCGATGACTGA
- the bioF gene encoding 8-amino-7-oxononanoate synthase, which yields MSFDLAARLAERRTANLYRQRPMLESPQGPLVQVDGRQLLAFCSNDYLGLANHPKVIEAWRAGAEKWGVGGGASHLVIGHSTPHHQLEEALAEFTGRPRALLFSTGYMANLGAVAALVGQGDSVLEDRLNHASLLDAGLLSSARFSRYLHNDGVSLANRLRKVSGNTLIVTDGVFSMDGDLANLPSLCAEARRANAWVMVDDAHGFGPLGATGGGIVEHFGLGLDDVQVLVGTLGKAFGTAGAFVAGSDDLIEALVQFARPYIYTTSQPPALACATLQSLELLRSEHWRREHLNALIKRFRDGAQAIGLELMDSATPIQPILVGDSARALQLSQLLRERGLLVTAIRPPTVPTGSARLRVTLSAAHSLEQLELLLEALAECWPLLTGEAAVHA from the coding sequence ATGTCATTCGACCTTGCCGCCCGCCTCGCCGAGCGCCGCACCGCCAATCTCTACCGTCAGCGGCCCATGCTCGAGTCACCGCAAGGGCCGCTGGTGCAGGTCGATGGTCGGCAGTTGCTGGCCTTCTGTTCCAATGACTACCTCGGTTTGGCCAATCACCCCAAAGTGATCGAAGCCTGGCGCGCCGGCGCGGAGAAATGGGGTGTGGGCGGCGGTGCCTCGCATCTGGTGATCGGTCACAGCACGCCACATCACCAGCTCGAAGAAGCGCTGGCCGAGTTCACCGGAAGACCCCGCGCCTTGCTGTTTTCCACCGGTTATATGGCCAACCTCGGTGCGGTTGCTGCACTGGTCGGGCAGGGCGACTCGGTGCTGGAAGATCGCCTTAACCATGCCTCCCTGTTGGATGCTGGTCTGCTCAGTAGTGCGCGCTTTTCCCGTTACCTGCACAACGATGGCGTCAGCCTGGCCAATCGCTTGCGCAAGGTGAGTGGCAATACCCTGATTGTCACCGACGGCGTGTTCAGTATGGACGGTGATCTGGCCAACCTGCCGTCGCTGTGTGCCGAAGCGCGCCGCGCCAATGCCTGGGTGATGGTCGATGATGCCCATGGTTTCGGCCCGCTGGGCGCCACCGGCGGCGGCATTGTCGAGCACTTCGGCCTGGGCCTGGATGATGTGCAGGTGCTGGTCGGCACCCTGGGCAAGGCCTTCGGCACGGCCGGTGCGTTTGTCGCTGGCAGTGACGATTTGATCGAGGCGCTGGTGCAGTTTGCCCGGCCCTATATCTACACCACCAGCCAGCCGCCGGCGCTGGCCTGTGCCACCCTGCAAAGCCTGGAGCTGCTGCGCAGCGAGCACTGGCGGCGCGAACACCTGAATGCCCTGATCAAGCGCTTTCGCGACGGCGCGCAGGCCATCGGCCTGGAACTGATGGACAGCGCTACGCCGATTCAGCCAATCCTGGTTGGTGACAGCGCGCGCGCTCTGCAGTTGTCGCAGCTGTTGCGTGAACGCGGTCTGTTGGTGACGGCGATTCGTCCGCCCACCGTGCCGACAGGTAGCGCGCGCTTGCGCGTCACGCTGTCCGCCGCGCACAGCCTGGAACAGCTGGAGCTGCTGCTGGAGGCCCTGGCCGAGTGCTGGCCGCTGCTGACGGGTGAGGCGGCCGTACATGCGTGA
- the bioB gene encoding biotin synthase BioB, giving the protein MSATIAANLRHDWTLNEVKALFEQPFNDLLFQAQTVHRAHFDPNRVQVSTLLSIKTGACPEDCKYCPQSGHYNTGLEKEKLLEVQKVLEAAAEAKAIGSTRFCMGAAWKHPSAKDMPYVLKMVEGVKALGLETCMTLGKLDKEQTQALAAAGLDYYNHNLDTSPEFYGNIITTRTYAERLETLAYVRDSGMKICSGGILGMGESLDDRAGLLIQLANLPEHPESVPINMLVKVKGTPLADEQDVDPFDFIRMLAVARIMMPQSHVRLSAGREAMNEQMQALAFFAGANSIFYGEKLLTTANPQASKDMQLFARLGIKPEAREEHADEVHQAAIEQALVEQRDSKLFYNAAV; this is encoded by the coding sequence ATGAGCGCTACCATCGCCGCCAACCTGCGTCACGACTGGACTCTTAATGAGGTCAAGGCGCTCTTCGAGCAACCGTTCAACGACTTGCTGTTCCAGGCGCAGACCGTGCACCGCGCGCATTTCGACCCGAATCGCGTGCAGGTCTCGACCCTGCTGTCGATCAAGACCGGCGCCTGTCCGGAAGACTGCAAGTACTGCCCGCAGTCCGGCCACTACAACACCGGCCTGGAAAAGGAAAAACTGCTGGAAGTGCAGAAGGTGCTGGAGGCTGCCGCCGAGGCCAAGGCCATCGGTTCTACCCGTTTCTGCATGGGCGCGGCGTGGAAGCACCCGTCGGCCAAGGACATGCCCTATGTGCTGAAAATGGTTGAGGGTGTCAAAGCCCTGGGCCTGGAAACCTGCATGACCCTGGGCAAGCTGGATAAAGAGCAGACTCAGGCCCTGGCCGCTGCTGGCCTCGACTACTACAACCACAATCTGGACACCTCGCCGGAGTTCTACGGCAACATCATCACCACCCGCACCTACGCCGAGCGCCTGGAAACCCTGGCCTATGTGCGTGATTCGGGGATGAAGATCTGCTCCGGCGGCATTCTCGGCATGGGCGAGTCGCTGGACGACCGCGCCGGGTTGTTGATTCAACTGGCCAACCTGCCGGAGCATCCGGAGTCGGTGCCGATCAACATGCTGGTGAAAGTCAAAGGCACGCCGCTGGCCGATGAGCAGGATGTCGATCCGTTTGACTTTATCCGCATGCTCGCCGTGGCGCGGATCATGATGCCGCAGTCGCATGTGCGCCTGTCCGCCGGCCGCGAGGCGATGAATGAGCAGATGCAGGCCCTGGCGTTCTTCGCCGGCGCCAACTCGATCTTCTACGGTGAAAAACTGCTGACCACTGCCAACCCGCAAGCCAGCAAAGACATGCAACTGTTTGCCCGCCTCGGCATCAAGCCGGAAGCGCGCGAAGAGCACGCTGATGAAGTGCATCAGGCGGCCATTGAGCAGGCGCTGGTCGAACAGCGCGATTCCAAGCTGTTCTATAACGCAGCGGTCTGA
- a CDS encoding ComF family protein: MRCQPNSKHQVYNWLKSKQICLLCDEHTDNDQAICSCCEAELPWLVGHCQVCALPLPSQGLVCGACLKKQPSFSKVEVPWRYAFPVDSLITRFKHQAKWPLGRLLGELLSHHLQHAFDEGLPRPDLLLPVPLADKRQRQRGFNQSDLLAEWLSASLQLPQQAHWLQRVIDTPAQQQLDAATRKRNLRKAFALAPGSTVSGLHVALIDDVLTTGATAESLARLLKKAGAARVDVYCLARTPKPGD; this comes from the coding sequence ATGCGCTGTCAACCCAACTCAAAACACCAGGTTTACAACTGGTTAAAAAGCAAGCAAATCTGTTTACTGTGCGATGAACACACAGACAACGACCAGGCCATCTGCAGTTGCTGCGAAGCCGAGCTACCGTGGCTTGTCGGGCATTGCCAGGTCTGTGCCCTGCCGCTGCCCAGCCAAGGCTTGGTATGCGGGGCCTGCCTAAAGAAGCAGCCGAGTTTTAGCAAAGTCGAAGTGCCCTGGCGTTACGCCTTCCCCGTCGACAGCCTGATTACCCGTTTCAAGCATCAGGCCAAGTGGCCATTAGGACGTCTGCTCGGCGAGCTTTTGTCACACCATCTACAGCATGCATTTGATGAAGGGCTGCCGCGCCCCGATCTGCTGCTGCCGGTGCCCCTCGCCGACAAACGTCAACGCCAGCGCGGCTTTAACCAGTCCGACCTGCTCGCCGAATGGCTGAGCGCCAGCCTACAACTGCCGCAACAGGCACACTGGCTGCAGAGGGTGATCGACACACCGGCGCAACAGCAACTGGATGCGGCCACCCGTAAACGCAACCTGCGTAAAGCCTTCGCCCTGGCGCCGGGTAGCACAGTCAGCGGTCTGCATGTGGCACTGATCGATGATGTGCTGACCACCGGAGCCACCGCCGAAAGCCTGGCGCGGCTATTAAAGAAGGCCGGCGCGGCGCGGGTTGATGTGTACTGCCTGGCGCGCACACCAAAGCCAGGCGACTGA